Proteins from a genomic interval of Phenylobacterium sp. LH3H17:
- the ahcY gene encoding adenosylhomocysteinase, producing the protein MTDYVVKDITLADYGRKEIEIAETEMPGLMAVRAEFGKAQVLKGARIAGSLHMTIQTAVLIQTLEALGAEVRWASCNIFSTQDHAAAAIAANGTPVFAIKGENLIEYWEYAHKIFEWHDGGYPNLILDDGGDATLLCVLGPKAEKDPSVLNNPQNEEEEALYTVMKRYLKEKPGFYSAIRDACTGVSEETTTGVHRLYQMSERGELPFPAINVNDSVTKSKFDNLYGCRESLVDAIRRGTDVMLSGKVAVVLGYGDVGKGSAASLKNGGARVIVTEIDPICALQAAMEGYEVQTMDDVADKADIFVTATGNKDVLTVDHMRRMKNNAIVANIGHFDSEIQIAGLKNFKWDEIKPQVHHVEFPDGKKIIVLSEGRLVNLGNATGHPSFVMSASFTNQTLAQIELWTNASKYETKVYTLPKHLDEKVAMLHLGKLGAKLTKLSKEQADYIGVPETGPFKPDHYRY; encoded by the coding sequence ACCGACTATGTCGTGAAAGACATCACCCTCGCCGACTACGGTCGCAAGGAAATCGAAATCGCCGAAACCGAGATGCCGGGCCTGATGGCCGTGCGCGCCGAGTTCGGCAAGGCCCAGGTGCTGAAGGGCGCCCGGATCGCCGGCTCCCTGCACATGACCATCCAGACCGCCGTGCTGATCCAGACCCTGGAAGCGCTCGGCGCCGAGGTCCGCTGGGCCTCCTGCAACATCTTCTCCACCCAGGACCACGCCGCCGCGGCCATCGCCGCCAACGGCACCCCGGTCTTCGCGATCAAGGGCGAGAACCTGATCGAGTACTGGGAATACGCCCACAAGATCTTCGAGTGGCACGACGGCGGCTACCCGAATCTGATCCTCGACGACGGCGGCGACGCCACCCTGCTCTGCGTGCTGGGCCCCAAGGCCGAGAAGGACCCCTCGGTCCTCAACAACCCGCAGAACGAGGAGGAAGAAGCGCTCTACACGGTGATGAAGCGCTATCTGAAGGAAAAGCCCGGCTTCTATTCGGCCATCCGCGACGCCTGCACCGGCGTGTCGGAAGAGACCACCACGGGCGTCCACCGCCTCTACCAGATGAGCGAGCGCGGCGAGCTGCCGTTCCCGGCCATCAACGTCAATGACAGCGTCACCAAGTCGAAGTTCGACAACCTCTACGGCTGCCGCGAGAGCCTGGTCGACGCCATCCGCCGCGGCACCGACGTCATGCTGTCGGGCAAGGTCGCCGTGGTCCTCGGCTATGGTGACGTGGGCAAGGGCTCGGCCGCCTCGCTGAAGAACGGCGGCGCCCGGGTCATCGTCACCGAGATCGACCCGATCTGCGCCCTGCAGGCGGCCATGGAGGGCTACGAGGTCCAGACCATGGACGACGTGGCCGACAAGGCCGACATCTTCGTCACCGCCACCGGCAACAAGGACGTCCTCACCGTCGACCACATGCGGCGGATGAAGAACAACGCCATCGTCGCCAATATCGGCCACTTCGATTCCGAGATTCAGATCGCCGGCCTGAAGAACTTCAAGTGGGACGAGATCAAGCCGCAGGTCCACCATGTGGAGTTCCCGGACGGCAAGAAGATCATCGTCCTGTCCGAGGGCCGCCTGGTGAACCTGGGCAACGCCACCGGCCACCCCAGCTTCGTGATGAGCGCCAGCTTCACCAACCAGACCCTGGCCCAGATCGAGCTGTGGACCAACGCGTCGAAGTACGAGACCAAGGTCTACACCCTGCCCAAGCACCTCGACGAGAAGGTGGCCATGCTGCACCTCGGCAAGCTGGGCGCGAAGCTGACCAAGCTGTCGAAGGAACAGGCCGACTATATCGGCGTGCCGGAAACCGGCCCGTTCAAGCCGGACCACTACCGCTACTAG